ATTGGCGATAATGTAAAAATTTATCCGCAGGTGTTTGTAGGTGATAATGTGATCATCGGTGATAATACCATTATATATGCAGGCACCAAAATATATTCAGATGTTGTAATCGGAAAAAATTGTACAATACATTCAGGTACTGTCATCGGCAGTGATGGATTCGGTTTTGCTCCTCAAACTAATGGTGAGTACAAAACTATACACCAAGTTGGTAATGTCATTATTGAAGACAATGTAGATATAGGAGCCAATACTGTGATTGATCGTGCAACGATGGGCTCTACGATTATTCACAAAGGCAGCAAGCTTGATAACCTTATTCAAATTGCACATAATGTTGAAATAGGTGAAAATACCGCCATAGCAGCTCAAACAGGCATTTCAGGATCCTCTAAATTAGGGAAAAATTGCCTGGTCGGAGGGCAGGTGGGGATTGTAGGACATATTGAAATTGCTGAAAAAACGTCAATTGGAGCACAATCCGGGGTGCCAAAATCCATCAAAGCCAAGGGTACTACTATTCTGGGCTATCCTGCTTTTGATAGTAAACGATGCGTAAAATCTATGAGTATTTACAAAAATTTACCCGATCTGCTGAAACGCGTTGAAGAGCTTGAACAAAAAAAGCGCATAGAGCCCCATTAAATAATGCTTGTCTATAATGTCAAAAATATTCGTTAATGAAAATCCAAAGTTTCAACATTAAGTTGGCAGTCGGCAGTCGGCAAATTTGCTGAC
This DNA window, taken from Cytophagales bacterium, encodes the following:
- the lpxD gene encoding UDP-3-O-(3-hydroxymyristoyl)glucosamine N-acyltransferase, giving the protein MELTTQKVADLIGGKVVGNKTTIINRLAKIEEASEGSIAFLANMKYEKFLYNTKASAIIMDKKFVPKKKLNMTLVLVDDPYSSFSTLLEEYHKYISYRKKGVEDPSYISDTAGIGRNCYRGAFSYIGDNSKIGDNVKIYPQVFVGDNVIIGDNTIIYAGTKIYSDVVIGKNCTIHSGTVIGSDGFGFAPQTNGEYKTIHQVGNVIIEDNVDIGANTVIDRATMGSTIIHKGSKLDNLIQIAHNVEIGENTAIAAQTGISGSSKLGKNCLVGGQVGIVGHIEIAEKTSIGAQSGVPKSIKAKGTTILGYPAFDSKRCVKSMSIYKNLPDLLKRVEELEQKKRIEPH